A single Candidatus Woesearchaeota archaeon DNA region contains:
- the thrS gene encoding threonine--tRNA ligase — translation MVKITFLDGSSKNFKEGVTGLKIAESISEGLTRSALAIKVDDKVWDLSREIKHDTKIQILTFKDKEGIEIFRHSTAHILADAVIQLFPYAKLTIGPVVDEGFYYDIDHEPFTPEDLSKIEAKMKEIANAKLKFERKEVTKKEALQIFLDNPYKTEMIRELKEDSITIYQQGKFIDLCRGPHVQHTGQIKAFKLTKIAGAYWRGNAKNKMLQRVYGISFADKKDLNQYLEIIEEAKKRDHRKIGKDLDLFSFHEESPGFPFWHPNGMYLYNKLIEYARQENRKRGYEEIRTPTILNASLWKLSGHWDNFKEAMYFTKIDNEDYAVKPMNCPGGLLIYNTKIHSYKELPIRNAEFGYVHRHELSGVLSGLMRVRAFTQDDAHVFCTDEQLQTEIIDMLEYAIDIYGTFGFKEISTFIATRPEKSIGTNEEWEFAINSLTGALSKKKLDYKIKEGEGAFYGPKIEFNLKDALGRNWQCGTIQVDLSMPKRFKAIYDSDDGTRKTPIMIHRAILGSLERFIGMVIENYGGRFPLWINPRQVAVLSVSEKGENYAKKIYEKLFNAGFRVELDTRSESIPKKVRDAQLKQCNYILVVGEKDKETGTVTPRTRDGEIQNALKVDDFVTRLQKEINNKQ, via the coding sequence AGATGGAAGTTCAAAGAATTTTAAGGAAGGAGTTACTGGCTTAAAAATAGCTGAAAGTATTTCTGAGGGATTAACTAGGTCTGCGCTTGCTATCAAAGTAGATGATAAAGTATGGGATTTGTCAAGAGAAATCAAGCACGATACAAAAATACAAATATTAACATTTAAAGATAAAGAGGGTATTGAAATATTTAGGCATTCTACTGCGCACATTTTAGCTGACGCAGTTATACAATTATTCCCCTATGCAAAATTAACTATTGGTCCAGTTGTTGATGAGGGTTTTTATTATGATATTGACCATGAACCTTTCACGCCAGAAGATTTATCTAAAATTGAGGCTAAAATGAAAGAAATTGCCAATGCTAAGCTGAAATTTGAACGTAAAGAAGTAACAAAAAAAGAAGCGCTTCAAATTTTTCTTGACAATCCGTATAAAACTGAGATGATTAGAGAACTTAAAGAAGATTCCATTACAATATATCAACAGGGCAAATTTATTGACCTCTGCAGGGGTCCGCATGTGCAGCATACCGGGCAGATTAAAGCTTTCAAGTTAACTAAAATTGCAGGCGCTTATTGGAGAGGAAATGCTAAAAATAAAATGTTGCAGAGAGTTTATGGTATCTCTTTTGCAGACAAAAAAGATTTGAACCAATATTTAGAAATCATTGAAGAAGCAAAGAAAAGAGACCATAGAAAAATTGGTAAAGATTTAGACTTATTCTCGTTTCATGAAGAAAGCCCGGGGTTTCCATTCTGGCACCCAAATGGCATGTATCTATACAACAAACTTATTGAATATGCAAGACAAGAAAATAGAAAAAGAGGTTATGAAGAGATTAGAACTCCAACAATTTTAAACGCGTCACTCTGGAAACTTTCAGGGCACTGGGACAATTTTAAAGAAGCAATGTATTTCACTAAAATCGATAACGAAGATTATGCAGTTAAACCTATGAACTGTCCGGGGGGATTATTAATTTACAATACCAAAATTCATTCATATAAAGAATTGCCAATAAGAAATGCCGAATTCGGTTATGTCCATAGACATGAATTATCAGGGGTATTATCCGGATTAATGAGAGTAAGAGCATTTACACAGGATGATGCGCATGTATTTTGCACTGATGAACAATTACAAACCGAAATAATCGATATGTTGGAATATGCAATCGACATTTATGGAACTTTTGGATTTAAAGAAATTAGCACCTTCATTGCTACAAGACCTGAAAAATCAATAGGCACTAACGAAGAGTGGGAATTTGCAATCAACTCTTTAACAGGGGCATTAAGCAAGAAAAAACTGGACTATAAAATTAAAGAAGGGGAGGGCGCATTCTATGGCCCAAAAATAGAGTTTAATCTTAAAGATGCTCTAGGCAGAAACTGGCAATGCGGAACTATCCAAGTAGATTTGTCTATGCCTAAAAGATTTAAAGCAATATATGATTCAGATGATGGCACTAGAAAAACTCCAATCATGATTCACAGAGCGATTCTGGGTTCACTTGAAAGATTTATTGGTATGGTTATTGAAAATTATGGTGGAAGGTTCCCACTATGGATAAACCCTAGACAAGTAGCTGTTCTTTCTGTATCTGAGAAAGGCGAAAATTATGCTAAAAAAATTTATGAAAAATTGTTTAACGCCGGTTTTAGAGTTGAACTTGACACCAGATCTGAATCTATTCCTAAAAAAGTCAGAGATGCGCAACTTAAACAGTGCAACTATATTTTAGTGGTAGGAGAAAAGGACAAAGAAACCGGAACTGTAACCCCACGTACACGTGATGGTGAAATTCAAAATGCTTTGAAAGTTGATGATTTTGTAACAAGATTACAGAAAGAAATTAATAATAAACAATAG